The following are encoded together in the Candida orthopsilosis Co 90-125, chromosome 5 draft sequence genome:
- a CDS encoding Tex1 protein (S. cerevisiae homolog TEX1 localizes transcription export complex) codes for MSQAETTIKHSRVYFQKLTPQVLRDKPLAGHTSSSSEVISISINNCGTRLVTSRTDKSLRIWKCLSDRMVDPTIVEDAHSKAVESISWDPNSEYNFATVGRDEYIKIWRGSTGTLENVIKTPLKSLKLIRYSIDGELMIVVDRESNVLCFAVNQNYKLVNEFKVSDYVYDLQWFNYGHEFFIIALHDGSLPIYKVIDSVDTAINIKLKATLTGHRSSATSIAISPRGRHFAIGASEGVVSIWDTKSMVNCRVITNIDEVVSSLDINRDGAYIAVSFDKDSNSIIYDLETGEELFQVPNSASGKMTFSSICWFPTKSAFAYSSDFGTTVTWMKKTDRDRSDINERGGGLGLNGPRRK; via the coding sequence ATGCTGCAGGCTGAAACCACCATTAAACACAGTCGTGTATACTTCCAAAAACTAACCCCACAAGTGCTTCGCGATAAACCACTAGCGGGACacacatcatcatcatcagaagTAATCTCAATctcaatcaacaattgcgGCACGCGTCTTGTCACATCACGAACTGATAAATCATTACGTATCTGGAAATGTCTATCTGATCGAATGGTCGACccaacaattgttgaagatgccCATTCAAAAGCCGTTGAAAGTATATCTTGGGACCCCAATAGTGAATATAATTTTGCGACAGTGGGGAGAGATGAGTATATTAAAATATGGCGAGGTTCAACCGGCACTTTGGAGAATGTGATCAAGACCCCcttgaaaagtttaaaattgATACgatattcaattgatggagaattgatgattgttgttgatcgAGAATCAAATGTCTTGTGTTTTGCTGTTaatcaaaattataaatTGGTCAATGAATTTAAAGTACTGGATTACGTATATGATTTACAATGGTTTAATTATGGTCATGAATTTTTTATTATAGCATTACACGATGGATCGTTGCCGATCTATAAAGTGATTGATAGTGTGGATACGGCAATTAACATAAAGCTAAAAGCCACATTGACTGGCCATCGATCTTCCGCTACATCAATAGCCATATCACCACGAGGCCGTCATTTCGCCATTGGAGCCAGTGAAGGGGTAGTTAGTATATGGGACACCAAATCAATGGTCAATTGTCGAGTCATCACCAATATCGACGAAGTCGTATCATCATTAGATATAAATCGTGATGGAGCTTATATTGCagtttcatttgataaagattCAAACTCAATCATTTACGATTTAGAAACTGGCGAAgaactttttcaagttcCCAATAGTGCAAGTGGTAAAATGACTTTCAgttcaatttgttggtttCCTACTAAATCGGCGTTTGCCTATAGCTCTGATTTCGGTACCACTGTCACTTGGATGAAGAAAACTGATCGTGATAGAAGTGATATAAATGAAAGAGGTGGTGGGTTGGGGTTGAATGGACCTAGAAGGAAATAG
- a CDS encoding Fol1 dihydroneopterin aldolase (dihydro-6-hydroxymethylpterin pyrophosphokinase), with protein sequence MTSIPSTQFIKTSTFTILFTKLIKPNWVHFSKRISNKKLHHTSIMSTDLVFVKEISATAITGKDAWNRPSPQPITISVSLNTDFHKASITDNLKYSVNYAVLTRHISDFIKSNEHKNFKSLGSIAEAVSQLALDEKSGGSEIAKVVVKSPKSEIRADSVEYELIRSRIDPSANTDTYNVTKLRLLTIIGVFTFERLQKQIVDIDLKIKIKKDDPRLDFHKVVHDIVEYVESSNFKTVEALVFKIGQLTFQNYPNVGIESVDAKVTKPNAFSHVEGVGVSSLMTPKNFTDVEPLAVEHVSQEKGDFNLPVENEKGQGYKGGHVAFIAIGSNINQMENITKALEKLKTYDITLESTSSMYISKPMYHLDQPDFFNAVAKVSFVDHSPHKLLEILKEIEYQHLARIKEIENGPRTIDLDILLYDNVQINTSNLIIPHKLMLERTFVLQPLCELLPPDQTHPISAEPFHDHLQQLLTNKPEDHVQKDSSLLQFIPVPRISTKDNVMKFDQINYKSPTLLMGILNMTPDSFSDAGKYYSSSLDEIIEEAGKLVQQGAQIIDIGGVSTRPGSSEPSEKEEIERVLPLVKKIRESTDPSLANVLISVDTYRSNVAKQCLEAGADIINDISMGRYDEHIFQVVAEYGCPYIMNHSRGTPQTMSKLTKYQPNKNDDIIEYVIDPKSGQQESLNNPELNNFLNGVSRELSLQILKSFRAGVKKWQVILDPGVGFAKDLNQNLAIIANGSFFKKYSIQVNSQNQGDPSSQTHLSTYLSFNGMSVLIGTSRKKFLGTVTGKVDSPSDRVMATAATVTSSIEQHADFVRVHDVDKCKDVVITSDAIYKDVF encoded by the coding sequence ATGACTTCAATTCCGTCAACTCagtttatcaaaacatcaacattcACGATATTGTTCACCAAACTAATAAAACCCAATTGGGTTCATTTTTCGAAACGAATATCCAATAAAAAATTGCACCATACTTCAATAATGTCTACAGACTTAGTGTTTGTCAAAGAAATCTCAGCTACGGCAATTACAGGAAAAGATGCATGGAATAGACCATCACCACAACCCATCACCATATCTGTCTCATTAAACACTGATTTCCATAAAGCATCCATCACTGATAACTTGAAATATAGTGTCAATTATGCTGTTTTAACGAGACATATTTCAGACTTTATCAAGTCAAATGAACACAAGAATTTCAAGTCGTTGGGAAGTATTGCGGAAGCTGTATCTCAATTAGCCCTCGATGAAAAGAGTGGAGGAAGCgaaattgcaaaagtaGTGGTAAAGAGTCCGAAATCAGAGATCAGGGCTGATAGTGTCGAATATGAGTTGATTCGTAGTAGGATTGATCCATCGGCCAACACTGATACTTACAATGTCACCAAGTTGCGACTTTTGACAATCATTGGTGTATTTACATTCGAGAGACTTCAGAAACagattgttgatattgatttaaaAATTAAGATAAAGAAAGATGATCCAAGGTTGGATTTCCATAAAGTTGTCCATGATATAGTTGAATATGTTGAATcctccaatttcaaaactgtTGAAGCATTggtattcaaaattggccAATTAACGTTTCAAAATTACCCCAatgttggaattgaatcTGTTGATGCAAAAGTTACCAAGCCAAATGCATTCAGTCATGTTGAAGGTGTAGGTGTGAGTTCTTTAATGACACCAAAAAATTTTACCGACGTTGAACCATTGGCTGTTGAACATGTGCTGCAGGAAAAGGGTGACTTTAATTTACCTGTGGAGAATGAAAAGGGACAAGGTTACAAGGGTGGACATGTTGCATTCATCGCTATAGGGtccaacatcaatcaaatggaaaacaTCACGAAAGCGcttgagaaattgaaaacgtATGATATTACTCTTGAATCCACGTCGTCCATGTATATATCAAAACCAATGTATCATCTTGACCAACCggatttcttcaatgcCGTTGCAAAGGTTTCATTTGTGGATCATTCCCCTCATAAATTATtagaaattttgaaagagatTGAGTATCAACATTTGGCAAGGATCAAGGAGATTGAAAACGGTCCACGTACTATCGACTTGGACATTTTGCTCTATGATAATGTGCAAATTAACACCAGTAATTTGATAATACCACATAAGTTAATGTTGGAGAGGACGTTTGTTTTACAGCCACTTTGCGAGTTATTACCACCTGACCAAACCCACCCTATCAGTGCTGAACCATTTCATGatcatttacaacaattgttgacgAATAAACCGGAAGATCATGTTCAAAAAGATTCTAGCTTGTTGCAATTTATACCTGTACCAAGAATTTCAACTAAAGATAATGTCATGAAATTCGACCAGATAAATTATAAATCGCCGACGCTACTTATGGGGATCTTAAATATGACCCCGGATTCGTTTAGTGATGCGGGTAAATACTACTCATCCTCATTAGATGAGATAATTGAAGAGGCTGGCaaacttgttcaacaagGAGCACAAATCATTGACATTGGAGGGGTTTCAACCAGACCTGGGAGCCTGGAGCCATCAGAGAAGGAGGAGATTGAACGCGTACTCCCTCTCGTTAAGAAGATTAGAGAGTCGACGGACCCTTCTTTGGCCAACGTGTTGATATCTGTCGATACTTACAGATCCAACGTCGCAAAACAATGTCTTGAAGCAGGCGCCGATATCATCAACGATATATCAATGGGCAGATACGACGAACATATATTCCAAGTAGTGGCAGAGTACGGCTGTCCCTATATCATGAATCACTCCAGAGGAACTCCACAAACAATGTCCAAGTTGACAAAGTATCAACCAAACAAGAATGACGACATAATAGAGTATGTAATAGATCCCAAATCAGGACAACAAGAGAGCTTAAACAATCCAgagttgaacaatttcCTCAACGGTGTTTCGCGCGAGTTATCtcttcaaatattgaagagTTTCCGAGCTGGTGTGAAGAAATGGCAGGTTATATTAGATCCTGGAGTTGGatttgcaaaagatttgaatcaaaatttagCAATTATAGCCAATGGatcatttttcaagaagTATTCGATCCAGGTCAATCTGCAAAACCAAGGAGATCCACTGAGCCAAACTCATTTGCTGACTTATCTCAGCTTCAATGGTATGAGTGTATTGATTGGTACGTCgagaaagaaatttttgGGAACCGTAACTGGCAAAGTAGACTCACCTTCGGATCGTGTTATGGCTACAGCTGCTACAGTTACTTCATCCATTGAACAACATGCTGATTTCGTTAGAGTTCACGATGTTGATAAATGCAAAGACGTTGTTATTACCAGTGATGCAATCTACAAAGACGTTTTCTAA
- a CDS encoding Cat5 protein (S. cerevisiae homolog CAT5 has role ubiquinone biosynthetic process and localizes to mitochondrial inner membrane), which produces MLTRRSIQYTSLRHLSTTSTLLNQQGPPPPSQSNDKDQIKTYTKKDIKYGPLSQAQQAYLDRVIRVDQAGELGANYIYKGQYFILANKYPHLKPILQHMWDQEIHHHNTFNQLQTQRRVRPSLLTPLWKLGAMGIGMGTALISKEAAMACTVAVETVIGGHYNQQLRVLTSQYGVKLQDKESGEVLSKEDVNKTAQVSDELQSLKNQISQFRDDELEHLDTAIEHDAKKAVPYILLTEGIKLICRGAIWTAERV; this is translated from the coding sequence ATGCTTACCAGACGTAGTATACAGTATACCAGCTTAAGGCACCTATCCACCACCTCCACTCTACTCAATCAACAAGGCCCACCACCACCGTCACAATCCAATGACAAGGATCAAATAAAAACATACACCAAGAAGGACATAAAATACGGCCCTCTTTCACAAGCACAACAAGCATACCTTGATCGTGTCATCCGAGTTGATCAAGCTGGTGAGCTAGGTGCCAATTACATCTACAAAGGTCAATATTTCATTCTTGCAAACAAGTACCCTCATTTAAAACccattttgcaacacatGTGGGATCAAGAAATCCACCATCACAATacattcaatcaattgcaGACACAACGTCGAGTACGTCCTTCGCTCTTGACTCCACTTTGGAAATTGGGTGCCATGGGGATTGGAATGGGTACTGCATTAATTAGTAAAGAGGCGGCAATGGCTTGTACTGTTGCTGTTGAGACTGTGATTGGTGGTCAttataatcaacaattgcgGGTGTTGACTAGTCAATATGGAGTTAAGTTGCAAGATAAGGAGAGTGGTGAAGTGTTGAGTAAGGAGGATGTGAATAAGACTGCACAAGTTAGTGATGAATTACAAAGTTTGAAGAATCAAATTAGTCAATTCAgagatgatgaattggaacaTTTGGATACTGCTATTGAACATGATGCCAAGAAGGCAGTTCCTTATATCTTGTTGACTGAGGggatcaaattgatttgtagAGGTGCTATTTGGACTGCTGAGAGGGTATAA
- a CDS encoding RNA-binding protein, which yields MSMERFDQILKELPTLAAPGVSGSRIKELSNIACTDFDKEKESKIVAALYSSCKSAAPSHKLGTLYVVDSVTRKLKDGAVASNETIDASAPDGTFASAVYKIGQLIESLMDDALEYLLDPATINKINKLVEIWEKNRTFNADILKKIKDKHFKSTTPPGSPPKSSVEPVKPTSEPKDSNSILSALASLAKGDAENTTAESSSNSAPSVSTHTNATGANDTASLLANLAAASAGQSQPPQQQPSGQSNDQQAIFSMLQSLQGGAAGPTSQPSSGGHSSGGIDDYGSGRRGGSRDQTNKRSRSRSPTRHVKSPAAASSVLALQQNIQNLKQQQAAAAAANQGYQAKSPPQQYQQNHNRNNAPQQFNTDPAFVPPSAMNGEMNLPGTPHYRPRNVGFDASVPQGTIKVLSRTLFIGGVPRNMDERVLAQVLRPFAEIQSVILNSERKHAFVKVYSRKEAEQIITSFNKDNSLPLRTRWGVGFGPRECCNYQHGISIIPIERLTDADRNWVVNAQWGGTGGQPISSGMVIDEPDIEIGAGISSKAMSKKMPTNSARNGPKSNRPGEPDEEFVKTTLLPNQQVQMSHGASPGFNTYQQSSVNPLQGLFGNSPSPQQQQQQTFPQSQQFPSYPPQGQGQQPLGNNFPSMSQVPNMQGMPGMPNPTQFPPGVAEMFMQMMQQQQQQQQPPH from the coding sequence ATGCTGATGGAAAGATTCGACCAAATTCTTAAAGAGTTGCCCACTTTAGCAGCTCCTGGTGTGTCTGGTTCCCGTATTAAGGAATTGTCTAACATTGCTTGTACAGACTTTGacaaggaaaaagaaagtaaGATTGTTGCTGCGCTTTATTCTAGTTGTAAATCAGCTGCTCCTTCGCATAAATTAGGTACTTTGTATGTGGTTGATTCAGTCACTAGAAAATTAAAAGATGGTGCTGTTGCATCAAATGAAACCATTGATGCATCTGCTCCTGATGGAACTTTTGCATCAGCTGTTTACAAAATCGGTCAGTTGATTGAAAGTTTAATGGATGATGCTTTGGAATATTTATTGGATCCAGCAACTATCAATAAGATCAATAAATTGGTGGAAATTTGGGAAAAGAATCGCACATTTAATGCAGAtatcttgaaaaaaattaagGACAAACATTTCAAGTCAACCACTCCTCCAGGATCTCCACCAAAGTCAAGTGTTGAACCAGTTAAACCTACCTCTGAGCCCAAAGATTCTAACAGTATTTTACTGGCTTTGGCTTCCTTGGCTAAGGGAGATGCAGAGAATACTACAGCAGAATCAAGCTCTAATTCTGCTCCTTCAGTATCAACACACACAAATGCTACTGGTGCGAATGATACCGCTAGTTTGTTGGCAAATTTGGCGGCAGCTTCTGCTGGCCAATCacaaccaccacaacaacaaccatcAGGTCAATCTAATGATCAACAAGCTATATTTAGCATGTTGCAACTGCTACAAGGTGGAGCTGCAGGACCAACTTCCCAACCATCAAGTGGTGGTCACTCATCAGGTGGAATCGATGATTATGGTTCAGGAAGACGTGGTGGTAGTCGTGATCAAACGAACAAGAGAAGCAGATCCAGGTCCCCTACAAGACATGTTAAATCCCCAGCTGCTGCTTCCTCGGTACTTGCTTTGCAACAGAATATCCAGaacttgaaacaacaacaagctgCTGCCGCTGCTGCTAATCAAGGATACCAAGCAAAGTCCccaccacaacaatatcaacaaaatcataatAGGAATAATGCTCCTCAGCAGTTCAACACAGATCCAGCTTTTGTCCCTCCATCAGCTATGAATGGTGAAATGAACCTTCCAGGAACACCTCACTACCGTCCAAGAAATGTTGGTTTCGATGCAAGTGTACCACAAGGTACAATCAAGGTCTTGTCAAGAACTTTATTCATAGGTGGTGTCCCCAGAAATATGGACGAAAGGGTTTTGGCACAAGTCTTGAGACCTTTTGCAGAAATCCAGTCAGTTATTTTGAACAGTGAAAGAAAACATGCTTTTGTGAAAGTGTattcaagaaaagaagcaGAGCAGATCATTACTTCTTTTAACAAAGATAACTCATTGCCATTGAGAACTCGCTGGGGTGTTGGATTTGGCCCTAGAGAGTGTTGTAATTACCAACATGGTATTTCGATCATACCAATAGAAAGGTTGACTGATGCTGATAGGAATTGGGTGGTTAATGCGCAATGGGGAGGTACCGGTGGTCAACCAATATCGAGTGGTATGGTTATCGATGAGCcagatattgaaattggagcTGGTATATCTTCAAAAGCCATGTCCAAGAAGATGCCCACAAACTCGGCAAGAAATGGACCTAAATCAAACAGACCAGGTGAGccagatgaagaatttgtaAAGACAACACTACTCCCTAACCAACAAGTTCAAATGAGCCATGGAGCTCTGCCGGGATTCAACACGTATCAACAATCATCAGTCAATCCATTACAAGGATTGTTTGGAAACAGCCCTTCTccgcaacaacaacagcaacagaCATTCCCTcaaagtcaacaatttccatCATACCCACCACAAGGACAAGGACAGCAACCTCTTGGTAATAACTTCCCATCTATGCTGCAAGTGCCAAATATGCAAGGAATGCCAGGGATGCCAAATCCAACTCAATTTCCACCAGGTGTAGCTGAAATGTTTATGCAAAtgatgcaacaacaacagcagcaacagcaacccCCACATTAA
- a CDS encoding Erv46 protein (ER-derived vesicle protein, COPII-coated vesicle complex subunit), whose translation MSSQRPKLISLDAFAKTVEDARIKTASGGIITLICILVALFLIRNEYIDYTTVIARPELVVDRDINKQLDINLDISFLNLPCDLVSIDLFDESGDLKLDIINSQLEKFRIIKSGHSSKPTEIKDDQPPLQREMPLEQIAPGLPDGQTEGECGSCYGAVPQDKKQYCCNSCAAVRRAYAEANWQFYDGENIAQCEEEGYVQRLRQRINDNEGCRVKGTTKINRVAGTMDFAPGASMTKERHVHDLSLYMKYKDKFNFDHVINHLSFGNNPPDSQLVDTGSISPLDGHKFLQHKKLHSINYFLKIVATRFESLEGKDKFDTNQFSAITHDRPLAGGKDDDHQHTLHARAGVPGVAFNFDISPLKIINREEYAKTRSGFILGVVSSIAGVLMVGSLMDRSVFAAQQAIKGKKDL comes from the coding sequence ATGTCATCTCAGCGACCTAAGCTAATTTCTTTGGATGCGTTTGCCAAAACGGTTGAAGATGCAAGGATCAAAACTGCCTCAGGTGGTATAATCACCTTAATTTGTATCCTAGTTGCATTATTCTTGATCCGTAATGAATATATTGATTATACCACAGTGATTGCTAGACCGGAACTAGTCGTTGATCGTGATattaataaacaattggatatAAATTTAGATATTTCATTCTTGAATCTACCTTGTGATTTagtatcaattgatttatttgatgaatcaggcgatttgaaattggatatCATAAATTCacaattggagaaattCAGAATAATTAAACTGGGTCATTCATCAAAACCAACGGAAATTAAAGACGACCAACCGCCTTTACAACGCGAAATGCCTTTGGAACAAATTGCACCCGGTTTACCTGATGGACAAACTGAAGGTGAATGTGGATCTTGTTATGGAGCTGTACCACAGGATAAGAAACAATATTGTTGTAATAGTTGTGCTGCTGTACGTCGTGCCTATGCTGAAGCCAATTGGCAGTTTTACGATGGGGAAAATATCGCCCAATGTGAAGAAGAGGGTTATGTACAACGGTTGAGGCAACGTATTAATGACAATGAAGGGTGTCGAGTAAAAGGAACCACCAAGATTAATCGTGTCGCTGGAACTATGGATTTTGCTCCTGGTGCTTCAATGACTAAAGAACGTCATGTTCATGATTTATCATTGTATATGAAGTACAAAGacaagttcaattttgatcaTGTGATTAACCACTTGTCGTTCGGAAACAATCCACCAGATAGTCAATTAGTTGATACTGGATCCATTTCACCATTAGATGGACACAagtttcttcaacataAGAAATTACATCTGATCAACTACTTTCTCAAGATTGTTGCTACTCGATTTGAAAGTTTAGAAGGTAAGGATAAATTTGATACTAATCAATTTTCAGCAATTACTCATGATCGCCCCTTAGCTGGAGGTAAAGATGATGATCATCAACATACTTTACATGCAAGAGCTGGTGTTCCTGGTGTagcattcaattttgatatttcacctttgaaaattattAATCGTGAAGAATATGCCAAGACTAGACTGGGTTTTATTTTGGGTGTTGTCAGCTCGATTGCTGGTGTGTTGATGGTTGGCTCTTTGATGGACCGTAGTGTTTTTGCTGCTCAACAAGCGATAAAAGGTAAAAAGGATTTATAG
- a CDS encoding Msb3 protein (S. cerevisiae homolog MSB3 has Rab GTPase activator activity, has role in actin filament and localizes to incipient cellular bud site, polarisome, cellular bud tip): MATTIDQNIEQYPSIENNYIGRNDEYHTLDPGSSKTSHDRNVQHQRNESSYSRNFSILDTYAQESPSRRNSYVDVGIASPLEDINSDASIVKSFEGSTPNNSSNTFEQNGFVSIDSSSATALDSELDRDSYIKPTTEESDAEVLKSNFDRYGFKKSSLQGRSIEDYNLWFEHYSGYTIRRKKKWERTMKDHGLNLVSESSSSTTARSQEEIPTRFPPKSDKIKKMVRRGIPSEWRGNAWFFYAGGYDKLRKHKGLYNKIVVETKDIQNKETEVIERDLFRTFPDNIYFNSSVNQNTHETRDASYVREETALIKSLRRVLTAFAHYQPQIGYCQSLNFLAGLLLLFMNEERSFWMLVILTERIIPNVHSADLEGVHTDQGVLMLCVKEYLPELWDTLGTNFEGERLKEDNILARLPPVTLVTSSWFMSLFVGVLPVETALRVWDILWYEGSKTIFRISLTIFKLCIDSPGFQNRQASGTEENQQIELFQFMQSFPKQILDPNLLIDYCFKKIGGYGFGSLSQGEIDKCRDFVARQRQKMHLNSKRKDLTEMTEEEKQSLLNSTSSADKENIHDVYGFHRSIMSGIVWNKSISNKMRRRLTGKKG, translated from the coding sequence ATGGCAACTACGATTGACCAAAACATCGAACAATATCCAAGCATTGAAAACAACTACATCGGTCGTAATGATGAATATCACACACTTGATCCGGGATCACTGAAGACAAGCCATGATCGAAACGTACAGCATCAACGAAATGAATCATCATATTCGCGAAACTTCTCCATATTAGACACATATGCACAAGAGAGTCCTTCTAGACGAAATAGTTATGTCGATGTTGGGATTGCCTCACCTTTAGAGGATATCAATTCTGACGCTTCGATCGTCAAGAGTTTTGAAGGCTCGACTCCAAACAATAGCTCAAATAcctttgaacaaaatgggTTTGTATCGATCGATAGTTCCTCAGCAACGGCATTAGACAGTGAATTAGACAGAGATAGCTACATCAAACCAACGACAGAAGAATCAGATGCTGAGGTTTTGAAGTCAAATTTCGATCGATATGGTTTCAAAAAGAGTTCATTACAAGGACGCTCCATTGAGGACTATAACTTGTGGTTTGAACATTACTCTGGATATACTATAAGACGCAAAAAAAAGTGGGAAAGAACAATGAAAGATCATGGGTTGAATTTAGTGTCGGAAAGCAGCTCATCTACTACAGCACGTAGTCAAGAAGAGATCCCAACTCGGTTTCCGCCAAAGTCCGATAAGATAAAAAAGATGGTGAGACGTGGTATCCCTTCCGAATGGCGAGGTAACGCTTGGTTTTTCTACGCGGGAGGATACGACAAGCTACGGAAACACAAAGGACTTTATAATAAGATCGTGGTGGAAACAAAAGATATACAAAACAAGGAAACCGAAGTGATCGAAAGAGATTTATTTCGAACATTTCCTGACAACATTTACTTTAACTCTTCTGTAAACCAGAATACCCACGAAACACGTGATGCTAGCTATGTCCGAGAAGAAACTGCACTAATAAAATCATTGAGAAGGGTATTAACTGCGTTTGCTCATTATCAACCACAAATAGGATATTGTCAatcattaaactttttaGCGGGCCTACTCCTACTATTTATGAATGAGGAACGCTCGTTCTGGATGTTGGTTATCCTAACTGAAAGAATTATCCCCAACGTTCATCTGGCGGATTTGGAAGGTGTACACACTGATCAGGGTGTTTTGATGCTTTGTGTAAAGGAATATTTGCCAGAATTGTGGGACACTTTGGGTACAAATtttgaaggagaaagatTGAAGGAGGATAATATCTTGGCTAGGCTACCCCCAGTAACTTTAGTTACCTCATCTTGGTTTATGTCtctttttgttggtgtCTTGCCTGTTGAAACGGCATTACGGGTGTGGGACATTTTATGGTATGAGGGTTCCAAAACAATCTTTCGGATTTCGTTAAcgattttcaaattgtgtATTGATTCACCCGGATTTCAAAATAGACAAGCCTCAGGAACTGAAGAGAACCAACAGattgaattgtttcaatttatgCAAAGCTTTCCTAAACAGATACTAGATCCTAATTTGCTTATAGActattgtttcaaaaaaattggcgGTTATGGATTCGGCTCATTATCTCAAGGTGAGATTGATAAATGTCGTGATTTCGTTGCAAGGCAGAGACAAAAGATGCATTTGAACTCCAAACGTAAAGATTTAACTGAAATgacagaagaagaaaaacagAGCTtattgaattcaacaagtaGTGCTGACAAGGAAAACATTCATGATGTTTATGGGTTTCATAGATCCATTATGAGTGGTATTGTATGGAACAAAAGTATTAGCAACAAAATGAGGAGAAGGCTTACTGGGAAAAAAGGATAA
- a CDS encoding Mrpl17 protein (S. cerevisiae homolog MRPL17 is structural constituent of mitochondrial large ribosomal subunit): MSYIGSRIRGPITTQIRCYAAVQSNASSSSTTSSPSISSTLILSRLPIITQDLTPFESQFYKYQSELWRRLMWTFPKWFYFKSGTMAELRYRQINKNPVSYNPKMSYPKGKPDLKHLRDRRFRQYIRAPKTYREEDEIVDGQDQSEFKENEISRKIIPASRITEADKRNDATSLERKLSRTLYLIIKDSKNENGDWKLPNFKESNENLQPLHVLAEEGLYELGGKKINYFNVSKVPCHHNQNKEYFIKSHILSGSFEPQLDSIQYQWATKEELKELIPKNYYSDISHLLSDV; the protein is encoded by the coding sequence ATGAGTTACATTGGGTCTAGGATAAGGGGACCTATAACTACCCAGATACGATGCTATGCAGCTGTACAATCTAATGCATCTAGCAGCAGCacaacttcatcaccatcaatttCACTGACCTTGATCTTATCTCGTCTTCCCATCATAACTCAAGACCTTACTCCCTTTGAATCTCAATTCTACAAATACCAGTCTGAGTTATGGAGAAGACTCATGTGGACATTCCCCAAATGGTTTTACTTCAAACTGGGTACAATGGCTGAATTAAGATATCgacaaatcaacaaaaaccCCGTCAGTTACAATCCCAAAATGTCATACCCAAAGGGGAAACCCGATTTAAAACATTTAAGAGACAGGAGATTCAGACAGTACATTAGAGCTCCCAAGACTTAtagagaagaagatgaaattgtcgATGGACAAGATCAATCTGaatttaaagaaaatgaaatttcaagaaaaatcATTCCTGCTTCGCGTATAACTGAAGCAGATAAACGAAATGATGCTACTTCATTGGAAAGAAAACTAAGTAGAACTTTATATTTGATCATAAAGGATAGCAAAAATGAGAATGGGGATTGGAAATTACCTAATTTTAAAGAACTGAACGAAAATTTACAACCTTTACATGTATTGGCAGAAGAAGGGTTATATGAACTTGGTGGTAAAAAAATTAACTATTTCAATGTATCGAAAGTTCCATGCcatcataatcaaaacAAGGAatattttatcaaatcacATATTTTATCAGGATCTTTTGAACCTCAATTGGATTCtattcaatatcaatggGCCACAAAGGAAGAATTGAAGGAATTGATACCAAAGAATTATTATTCTGATATACTGCATCTATTAAGTGATGTGTAA